From one Thamnophis elegans isolate rThaEle1 chromosome 7, rThaEle1.pri, whole genome shotgun sequence genomic stretch:
- the AMIGO2 gene encoding LOW QUALITY PROTEIN: amphoterin-induced protein 2 (The sequence of the model RefSeq protein was modified relative to this genomic sequence to represent the inferred CDS: inserted 1 base in 1 codon; deleted 1 base in 1 codon), whose amino-acid sequence MSSVWHTIPPLQWNYKRLGFLLIFSVSVCCSASLMCPTTCICASDIMSCTSRNLSRVPSTLYKHIKRLDMSHNKIGILDQDWIPMLLEKLNTLILNHNNIFSISIGSFSVVPNVKYLDLSSNNLKSLGSPIFQELRMLEVLLLYNNHIAQVDSAAFGGIHMLQKLYLSYNSLTRFPIELYTGKYKLSELVFLDLSYNQIQSIPVNGIRLVPARHLSGIYLHGNPFHCDCILYSMLNLWYLRHFTSVENFKTEYTCNKDSQKLPLLQNNYLXCSESTINGSFHAFGFIQEAQIGERIIVPCDTKISDAGTSFIWIRPDNQVLEPGKITEQFKVFHNGSLEIDDAQYEDAGLYSCIAMNKKRLLNETIEVRINVSNFTVDKSYSHETFNTAFTTLAACVASIILVLLYLYLTPCPCKCKSKKRKRQLNQNSTSHASILTSNTLLNLPLDEKKASSGKRVVFLEPVKEPKPGQNGKIRIFPNETVITESILKTPRTKSDSVSTNSAFSDMHFMPSS is encoded by the exons ATGTCTTCTGTTTGGCACACTATTCCCCCTCTTCAATGGAACTACAAGAGGTTgggtttccttttaattttcagtGTAAGTGTATGTTGTAGTGCCTCTTTAATGTGCCCCACCACTTGCATCTGTGCCAGTGACATTATGAGTTGCACCAGCAGAAACCTCTCAAGGGTGCCATCAACTCTTTACAAGCACATAAAAAGACTGGATATGAGTCATAACAAAATTGGGATTTTGGATCAAGACTGGATACCCATGCTGCTTGAGAAGTTGAACACCCTCATCCTCAATCATAACAACATTTTTAGTATTTCTATTGGGAGCTTCTCAGTTGTTCCAAATGTCAAGTACCTAGACCTGTCATCCAACAATTTGAAGTCATTGGGCAGTCCTATATTTCAAGAATTGAGAATGCTGGAGGTTCTGTTGCTTTATAACAATCATATTGCACAAGTTGATTCTGCTGCTTTTGGAGGAATTCATATGCTGCAAAAACTGTATTTAAGTTACAACTCTCTCACACGCTTCCCAATTGAACTCTATACTGGGAAATACAAGCTCTCCGAACTTGTATTCTTAGATCTTTCTTATAATCAGATCCAGTCAATACCAGTTAATGGCATAAGACTAGTACCAGCGCGACACTTAAGTGGAATCTATCTTCATGGGAACCCATTTCATTGTGACTGCATACTTTATTCTATGCTGAACTTGTGGTACCTTCGACATTTTACTTCAGTGGAAAACTTCAAGACTGAA TATACATGCAATAAAGATTCCCAAAAACTGCCTTTATTGCAGAACAATTATT AATGTTCAGAAAGCACCATTAATGGTTCTTTCCATGCCTTTGGTTTTATTCAGGAAGCACAAATTGGTGAGCGAATTATAGTACCCTGTGATACCAAAATCAGTGATGCTGGGACTAGTTTTATTTGGATCAGACCAGATAATCAAGTATTAGAGCCAGGAAAGATAACTGAACAGTTCAAAGTATTTCATAATGGGAGCCTGGAAATAGATGATGCTCAGTATGAAGACGCTGGACTTTATTCCTGCATTGCAATGAATAAGAAAAGATTACTGAATGAAACAATTGAAGTAAGAATAAATGTCAGCAATTTTACAGTGGACAAATCTTACTCACATGAAACATTTAACACTGCTTTTACAACGCTTGCAGCTTGTGTAGCCAGTATTATTTTGGTACTTCTTTACCTCTACTTGACGCCCTGCCCTTGTAAGTGTAaatcaaagaaaaggaaaaggcaatTAAACCAAAATAGCACATCTCATGCATCCATACTAACCTCCAACACACTCCTCAATCTTCCATTAGATGAGAAGAAAGCTAGCAGTGGCAAAAGGGTGGTGTTTCTTGAACCTGTGAAGGAACCTAAACCAGGTCAAAATGGGAAAATCAGAATATTTCCCAATGAGACTGTAATTACTGAAAGCATCCTGAAAACACCCCGAACAAAATCAGACTCGGTTTCTACAAACTCAGCATTCTCAGACATGCATTTCATGCCATCATCTTAA